A portion of the Lolium rigidum isolate FL_2022 chromosome 1, APGP_CSIRO_Lrig_0.1, whole genome shotgun sequence genome contains these proteins:
- the LOC124653659 gene encoding aspartyl protease family protein At5g10770-like yields MAASSSSCARAHHLLSVLALLAAAFSVTAASSSANGGGSVVVAVGKKSAVLSLRELEWAAAARKIRGRYVQPMQAQILGEHKKAESARRAATVLKLKQHLPTTIRSQPAGTERYLTRLLAADEARAASLQLPREASTQSGSGRGQAVAEVPLTSGIRFQTLNYVTTIALGGESAGAVANFTVIVDTGSDLTWVQCKPCRYCYSQQDPLFDPTGSATYAAVPCNASACAASLKDATGAPGTCARSGSGSERCYYALAYGDGSFSRGVLATDTVGLGGASLEGFVFGCGLSNRGLFGGTAGLMGLGRTELSLVSQTSSRFGGVFSYCLPATTSGDSTGSLSLGRGDSSAYRNTTAVAYTRMIADPAQPPFYFMNVTGATVGGAAVTASGLGARNVLIDSGTVISRLAPSVYHAIRSEFTLQFGAGTRYPAAPGFSILDTCYNLTGIDEVKVPLLTLQLEGGADVTVDPAGMLFMVRKDGSQVCLAMASLPYEDQMPIIGNYQQKNKRVVYDTVGSRLGFADEDCSYI; encoded by the exons ATGGCGGCCAGTTCTTCCAGTTGTGCTCGCGCGCACCATCTTCTTAGTGTCCTTGCGCTTCTCGCCGCTGCTTTTAGTGTCACCGCCGCCAGCAGCAGCGCCAATGGCGGCgggagcgtcgtcgtcgccgtcgggaAGAAGAGTGCGGTGCTGTCGCTGCGTGAGTTGGAGTGGGCTGCAGCCGCAAGGAAGATCCGGGGCCGCTACGTGCAACCAATGCAAGCTCAGATCCTTG GAGAGCATAAGAAAGCAGAGTCAGCCAGAAGAGCGGCCACCGTGTTAAAGCTGAAGCAACATTTGCCCACCACCATCCGCAGCCAGCCTGCCGGAACTGAACGTTACCTCACCCGCCTTCTCGCTGCCGACGAGGCGCGTGCTGCATCGTTGCAGCTCCCCAGGGAAGCATCCACTCAGTCCGGCTCCGGCCGCggccaggcggtggcggaggTTCCGCTTACTTCCGGCATCCGCTTCCAGACGCTTAACTACGTCACCACCATCGCGCTCGGTGGCGAGTCCGCCGGCGCCGTCGCCAACTTCACCGTCATCGTGGACACCGGCAGCGACCTCACATGGGTACAGTGCAAGCCGTGCCGCTACTGCTACTCGCAGCAGGACCCGCTCTTCGACCCCACCGGCTCCGCCACCTATGCCGCCGTCCCGTGCAACGCCtccgcctgcgccgcctcccTCAAGGATGCAACCGGCGCGCCCGGAACCTGCGCCAGAAGCGGCAGCGGTAGCGAGAGGTGCTACTACGCGCTGGCCTACGGCGACGGGTCGTTCAGCCGCGGCGTGCTTGCCACGGACACGGTCGGCCTCGGGGGTGCCAGCCTCGAGGGCTTCGTGTTCGGCTGCGGCCTCAGCAACCGCGGCCTGTTCGGCGGCACGGCAGGTCTCATGGGCCTCGGCAGGACCGAGCTCTCCCTCGTCTCCCAGACGTCGTCCCGGTTCGGCGGCGTGTTCTCCTACTGTCTCCCAGCGACAACGTCCGGCGACTCCACAGGATCTCTCTCCCTCGGACGCGGAGACTCATCAGCCTACCGTAACACGACGGCCGTGGCATACACCCGCATGATCGCCGACCCGGCGCAGCCGCCGTTCTACTTCATGAACGTCACCGGCGCAACCGTCGGTGGCGCCGCGGTGACCGCGTCCGGCCTCGGCGCCAGAAACGTGCTGATCGACTCGGGCACGGTGATCTCGCGCCTGGCGCCTTCTGTGTACCACGCCATCCGCTCCGAGTTCACGCTCCAGTTTGGCGCCGGGACGCGGTACCCCGCCGCACCGGGGTTCTCGATCCTCGACACGTGCTACAACCTGACGGGGATCGACGAGGTGAAGGTGCCGCTGCTGACTCTGCAGCTGGAAGGCGGAGCCGACGTTACCGTGGACCCTGCAGGGATGCTGTTCATGGTGAGGAAGGACGGGTCTCAGGTGTGCCTGGCCATGGCGAGCCTCCCGTACGAAGACCAGATGCCTATCATAGGGAATTACCAGCAGAAGAACAAGAGGGTGGTGTATGACACGGTGGGGTCAAGGCTAGGCTTTGCTGATGAGGATTGCAGCTACATTTGA
- the LOC124653668 gene encoding LOW QUALITY PROTEIN: sister chromatid cohesion 1 protein 3-like (The sequence of the model RefSeq protein was modified relative to this genomic sequence to represent the inferred CDS: inserted 1 base in 1 codon) produces MFYSQSILARKSPLGTVWIAAHLERKVKKAQVDGIDIPTYAQSIMFPEVPIALRLSGHLLLGLVRIYSWKVNYLFQDCNRMLSTIRTAFASVEVDLPFDADHAPFEVITLPETFNLDDLNLDDAIRQMETPDNHRKTFEQITLSEEQYVTITLDEDGRAEPSPAGRSLFIEPEPPEQGTFPPFPEDAMFVDPPEGTNTINGEQDSPERLREAPESLLSFKGVIDGSDPMDEDPSPFIYKATTPPAMDSSLSAGRGSLPGTSMPNVSRSISHDPIEDEDPSGTGISLPVFVLEPSPPQVPDSKRKRTLEVQENKRKRTLEVQENKRSRIFDENIVISNDYMGKQIAGKELCKLASKRKKLPHTAVDIWKYNRIRQKDSFFFEPLVHGMCTDLHNVYKAEFPQASASGAESASHERANDVANVEEQDALPHRNAEAQPEPHLTPLSPENGDATPFDFAPELPRFSPGGNQSPVRYDDTPFKTPGGTPQSRPGGTGATEIPATYGSYASPGQSTRVSDPNGSPFPFDDELEEDLPEIPGLISTPSMISSASTGTTGLGSMSTRTRAVAEYFRNKISSASSDDQRGKFCLNGILEGRTRKQAARMXFETLALKSYDYIDVEQEEAYSDISVSLRPSLSTAKL; encoded by the exons ATGTTCTACTCCCAGTCGATCCTGGCGAGGAAGAGCCCGCTGGGCACGGTGTGGATCGCCGCGCACCTCGAGCGCAAGGTCAAGAAGGCGCAGGTCGACGGCATCGACATCCCTACCTACGCCC AGTCCATAATGTTCCCTGAGGTTCCAATTGCTCTGAGATTATCAGGGCATCTTCTTCTAGGGCTAGTTCGCATCTACTCATGGAAGGTGAATTACCTGTTTCAAGACTGTAATCGAATGCTGAGCACAATCAGAACCGCTTTTGCCTCTGTGGAAGTAGATCTGCCATTTGATGCCGACCATGCTCCTTTTGAGGTTATCACATTGCCAGAAACATTTAACCTTGATGACTTAAACCTGGATGATGCAATTCGTCAGATGGA AACGCCAGATAATCATCGTAAAACTTTTGAACAGATCACCTTGTCTG AGGAACAGTATGTGACGATCACTCTTGATGAG GATGGTAGAGCAGAACCATCTCCTGCTGGCCGATCCTTGTTTATTGAGCCTGAACCACCTGAGCAAGG GACATTTCCCCCATTCCCTGAGGATGCCATGTTTGTAGATCCTCCAGAAGGCA CAAACACTATTAATGGGGAGCAAGACTCACCAGAAAGATTGCGTGAAGCACCCGAGAGCCTGCTGAGCTTTAAAGGTGTTATTGATGGCAGTGACCCCATGGATGAAGATCCGTCACCCTTCATATACAAGGCTACCACACCACCAGCAATGGACTCATCTTTATCTGCTGGTAGAGGATCTTTGCCTGGGACGTCCATGCCCAATGTATCAAGGAGTATCAGCCATGATCCTATTGAAGATGAAGATCCAAGCGGCACTG GAATCTCGTTACCTGTATTTGTCCTGGAACCATCTCCACCTCAAGTACCAGATAGCAAGAGAAAGAGAACGTTGGAAGTACAAGAGAACAAGAGAAAGAGAACGTTGGAAGTACAAGAGAACAAGAGAAGCCGCATATTTGATGAGAACATAGTAATCTCCAATGA CTATATGGGCAAACAAATTGCTGGCAAAGAACTATGTAAGCTGGCTTCCAAGAGGAAGAAACTACCCCATACAGCAGTGGATATTTGGAAATATAACAGGATCCGCCAAAAGGACAGCTTCTTCTTTGAACCTTTGGTACACG GAATGTGTACTGACCTGCATAATGTCTACAAGGCTGAATTTCCTCAGGCGAGTGCCTCTGGTGCTGAGTCTGCCTCTCATGAACGGGCTAACGATGTTGCAAATGTTGAAGAGCAGGATGCACTGCCTCACC GAAATGCAGAAGCACAGCCTGAACCTCACCTCACCCCATTGTCTCCAGAAAATGGAGATGCAACACCATTTGATTTTGCACCTGAGCTTCCTCGGTTCTCTCCAGGAGGGAATCAATCTCCAGTAAGATATGATGATACCCCTTTCAAGACTCCAGGTGGAACCCCACAGTCTAGACCTGGAGGAACTGGTGCTACGGAAATACCAGCAACATATGGCAGTTATGCATCACCTGGACAGAGCACTCGTGTGTCTGACCCAAATGGATCTCCATTCCCGTTCGATGATGAACTTGAGGAAGATCTGCCAGAGATTCCTGGGCTCATCAGTACACCTAGCATGATCTCTAGTGCGAGTACTGGCACCACAGGATTAGGTAGCATGTCTACTAGGACAAG GGCTGTTGCTGAGTATTTCAGAAACAAGATATCTTCAGCCTCATCAGACGATCAACGGGGGAAATTCTGTTTGAACGGAATCTTGGAAGGGAGGACAAGGAAGCAAGCTGCACGCA TTTTTGAAACATTG GCCCTGAAGAGTTACGATTATATTGATGTCGAGCAGGAAGAAGCATATAGTGATATTTCAGTTTCCCTTAGACCTTCACTCTCAACCGCCAAACTCTAA